In Sphingomonas sp. G-3-2-10, a single window of DNA contains:
- a CDS encoding HPr family phosphocarrier protein gives MSETSRTVLISNRRGLHARASAKLVTLASAQPVPLVVEKNGSKVTATSIMGLMMLGAAMGDSITISAEGAGAEDAVQALVTLVEDRFGED, from the coding sequence ATGAGCGAAACCAGCCGCACCGTTCTGATCTCCAACCGCCGCGGCCTCCATGCCCGCGCCAGCGCCAAGCTGGTCACGCTGGCATCGGCCCAGCCCGTGCCATTGGTCGTCGAGAAGAACGGATCGAAGGTCACCGCGACCTCGATCATGGGGCTGATGATGCTGGGCGCCGCGATGGGCGATTCGATCACGATCAGCGCTGAAGGCGCAGGCGCCGAGGATGCGGTTCAGGCGCTGGTGACCTTGGTCGAGGACCGGTTCGGGGAAGATTGA
- a CDS encoding PTS sugar transporter subunit IIA has protein sequence MIGLVLVTHGRLAEEFVVAMEHVVGKQERIATICIGPEDDMEERRADIAKAIEEVDGGRGVILLTDLFGGTPSNLAISLMQAGKVEVIAGINLPMLIRLGGARKTMKVAEAVAAAREAGRKYITVASEVLGEAAA, from the coding sequence ATGATTGGTCTCGTTCTCGTGACGCATGGGCGGCTCGCCGAAGAGTTCGTCGTCGCGATGGAGCATGTTGTCGGGAAGCAGGAAAGGATCGCCACGATCTGCATCGGCCCCGAGGACGATATGGAAGAACGTCGCGCCGACATCGCGAAAGCGATCGAAGAAGTGGATGGCGGCCGCGGAGTGATCCTGCTGACCGACCTGTTCGGCGGCACCCCGTCGAACCTCGCCATCTCGCTGATGCAGGCGGGCAAGGTAGAGGTGATCGCGGGTATCAACCTGCCGATGCTGATCCGGCTGGGCGGCGCGCGCAAGACGATGAAGGTTGCCGAAGCCGTCGCCGCCGCGCGCGAAGCCGGCCGGAAATACATTACCGTCGCGTCCGAGGTTTTGGGAGAAGCCGCTGCATGA
- the rapZ gene encoding RNase adapter RapZ — MSKKRPKQILLVTGMSGAGKSTVLRTLEDLGWETVDNLPLLLLNRLLDTAPAEDSDDDRPLAIGIGVATRGFDAESIVRRIKKLREEHGHDIGTLFLECAGSELERRYNETRRRHPLAQDRPASEGIARERELLAPLRRWSNRLIDTTKLASNELAQQIRATFSGERLGEPTLSVMSFGYSRGLPSNADLVFDMRFLRNPHWVETLRPGTGQDADVSAYIAGDPAYDQAMVEIESLLLLLLPRYEAEGKAYVTIAFGCTGGRHRSVHVTERMAARLRDEGFSPTVTHRDLQTAPQDSLEGAPAAASGGGV; from the coding sequence ATGAGCAAGAAGCGGCCCAAGCAGATCCTGCTGGTCACGGGCATGTCCGGCGCGGGCAAGTCGACCGTGCTGCGGACGCTGGAGGATCTCGGCTGGGAAACGGTGGACAACCTTCCCCTCCTTCTCCTCAACCGCCTGCTCGACACCGCACCCGCCGAGGACAGCGACGACGACCGACCGCTGGCGATCGGCATCGGCGTCGCGACTCGCGGCTTCGATGCGGAGAGCATCGTCCGCCGCATCAAGAAGCTGCGCGAGGAGCATGGCCACGACATCGGCACGCTGTTCCTCGAATGCGCGGGCAGCGAGCTGGAGCGCCGCTACAACGAGACGCGCCGCCGCCACCCGCTGGCGCAGGACCGCCCGGCCAGCGAAGGCATTGCCCGCGAGCGCGAGCTGCTCGCCCCGCTGCGCCGCTGGTCGAACCGGCTGATCGACACGACCAAGCTGGCGTCGAACGAACTGGCGCAGCAGATTCGCGCGACCTTCTCGGGCGAGCGGCTGGGCGAACCGACGCTCTCGGTCATGTCCTTCGGCTATTCGCGCGGCCTGCCCAGCAACGCCGATCTGGTGTTCGACATGCGCTTCCTGCGCAATCCGCACTGGGTCGAGACGCTGCGGCCCGGAACGGGACAGGATGCCGACGTCTCCGCCTATATCGCCGGCGATCCGGCCTATGATCAGGCGATGGTGGAGATCGAGTCGCTGCTGCTTTTGTTGCTGCCGCGTTACGAGGCCGAAGGTAAGGCGTATGTTACGATAGCGTTCGGATGCACGGGTGGCCGTCATCGTTCGGTGCATGTGACCGAACGGATGGCCGCGCGGTTGCGCGACGAGGGTTTTTCGCCCACGGTGACCCATCGCGATCTGCAGACTGCGCCGCAGGATTCGCTTGAGGGGGCGCCGGCGGCTGCATCAGGGGGCGGAGTTTAG
- a CDS encoding HPr kinase/phosphatase C-terminal domain-containing protein: MAELRVPELSSETIHASCVAIGGRAVLIEGRSGEGKSDLALRLIDRGATLVSDDQTICHRASRVGELLASPPVTIAGKIEVRGIGIIEMPHVAKVPIDIIVVILDSPPRFPEERRSRRIAGVDVPCFPLPALEPSAPIKVELALKQLGRTAK, translated from the coding sequence ATGGCTGAACTGCGCGTGCCCGAACTGTCGTCCGAAACGATCCATGCCAGCTGCGTGGCGATCGGCGGCCGCGCCGTGCTGATCGAGGGCCGCTCTGGCGAGGGCAAGTCGGATCTGGCGCTGCGCCTGATCGATCGCGGAGCGACGCTCGTCTCCGACGACCAGACCATCTGCCACCGCGCCAGCCGCGTCGGCGAACTGCTTGCCTCGCCGCCCGTGACCATCGCCGGCAAGATCGAGGTTCGCGGCATCGGGATCATCGAGATGCCGCATGTCGCCAAGGTACCGATCGACATCATCGTGGTGATCCTCGATTCGCCACCGCGCTTTCCCGAGGAACGCCGCTCGCGCCGGATCGCGGGGGTCGACGTGCCCTGCTTCCCCCTGCCCGCGCTGGAGCCCTCCGCGCCGATCAAGGTCGAGCTGGCGCTGAAACAGCTCGGGCGCACCGCGAAATGA
- a CDS encoding stimulus-sensing domain-containing protein, protein MAPDTDSRTNEERVLALKWSNRISLTPRILAVNIFALALLGGGFSYLDSYRERIVESRIAQSSREVRLIAQSLASATKERRDLLVLSLARDMGVRIRLYDEAGKLISDSKELGLRNFVLRDPDKDPWNQTVARFLDGVIDTVAGADRVMQYRERDPAHGFNWPDVRTANETHGAPATVWRAPDRTPVITAAAPIAGLGVVMTTVNARDITQTVRSERYRLGVVLLFVSLASIILSLFLARTIVRPLRHLARAAIRVRLGRAREVVVPRLPTRSDEIGLLARALSDMSQALRARIDATEAFAADVTHELKNPLASLRSAVESLTTVKKKEHRDQLLEIVRDDVHRLDRLITDISEASRLDAQLSRATFEPVDVGQMIQALIDQREARGLPNGIRLRFDRPTGRPLIALGEGARLERVFENLIENAISFSPPDGLIAISAASDGYTLTIRVEDDGPGVPEAAREAIFRRFHSVRPDSEAFGQHSGLGLAIARTIVEAHQGSIAVESREDRMGGARFVVRLPLAESE, encoded by the coding sequence ATGGCGCCGGATACCGATTCTCGGACGAATGAAGAGCGCGTCCTCGCGCTCAAATGGTCCAACCGGATCTCGCTGACTCCACGGATTCTGGCGGTCAACATCTTCGCGCTCGCCCTGCTGGGCGGCGGCTTCTCGTACCTAGATTCGTATCGCGAACGGATCGTGGAGAGCCGCATCGCCCAGTCGAGCCGCGAAGTCCGCCTGATCGCCCAGTCGCTCGCATCGGCGACCAAGGAGCGGCGCGACCTGCTCGTGCTCAGCCTGGCGCGCGACATGGGCGTGCGCATCCGGCTGTATGACGAAGCGGGCAAGCTGATCTCCGACAGCAAGGAACTGGGCCTGCGCAACTTCGTGCTGCGCGATCCGGACAAGGATCCGTGGAACCAGACGGTCGCCCGCTTCCTCGACGGCGTGATCGACACGGTCGCCGGCGCGGACCGGGTGATGCAGTATCGCGAGCGCGACCCCGCGCACGGCTTCAACTGGCCCGACGTGCGCACCGCCAACGAAACGCATGGCGCGCCCGCCACGGTGTGGCGCGCGCCGGATCGCACCCCGGTGATTACCGCCGCCGCGCCCATCGCCGGGCTGGGCGTGGTGATGACTACGGTCAATGCGCGCGACATCACGCAGACGGTGCGCTCCGAACGCTACCGGCTGGGCGTGGTGCTGCTGTTCGTGTCGCTCGCTTCGATCATCCTCTCGCTGTTCCTCGCGCGGACCATCGTGCGGCCGCTGCGCCACCTCGCCCGCGCCGCGATCCGGGTGCGGCTGGGCCGCGCGCGCGAAGTGGTGGTGCCGCGCCTGCCGACGCGCAGCGACGAGATCGGCCTGCTCGCCCGCGCACTTTCGGACATGAGCCAGGCGCTGCGGGCGCGGATCGACGCGACCGAAGCCTTCGCGGCCGACGTCACGCACGAACTGAAGAACCCCCTCGCCTCGCTGCGCAGCGCGGTCGAGAGCCTGACCACGGTGAAGAAGAAGGAGCATCGCGACCAGTTGCTCGAGATCGTCCGCGACGATGTTCACCGGCTCGACCGGCTGATCACCGATATTTCCGAAGCCTCGCGGCTCGATGCCCAGCTCAGCCGCGCCACGTTCGAACCGGTCGATGTCGGGCAGATGATCCAGGCGCTGATCGACCAGCGCGAGGCGCGCGGGCTGCCCAACGGCATCCGCCTGCGTTTCGACCGGCCTACCGGACGGCCGCTGATCGCGCTGGGCGAAGGCGCGCGGCTGGAGCGGGTGTTCGAAAACCTGATCGAGAACGCCATTTCCTTCTCGCCCCCGGACGGGTTGATCGCGATCTCGGCGGCCAGCGACGGCTACACGCTGACGATCCGGGTCGAGGATGACGGCCCCGGCGTGCCAGAGGCAGCGCGCGAGGCGATCTTCCGCCGCTTCCATTCGGTGCGGCCGGACAGCGAAGCATTCGGCCAGCATTCGGGTCTGGGGCTTGCCATCGCGCGCACGATTGTCGAAGCCCATCAGGGGAGCATCGCGGTGGAAAGCCGCGAGGATCGAATGGGGGGCGCGCGCTTCGTCGTGCGGCTTCCGCTGGCCGAGAGCGAGTGA
- a CDS encoding response regulator transcription factor, producing the protein MTATIALVDDDRNILTSVSIALQTEGFLTRVYSDGESALKALVENPPDLAVLDIKMPKMDGLELLRRLREKSAIPVIFLTSKDDELDEALGLAMGADDYIAKPFSQRLLIARIRAILRRTEVAMPAAEGEAAEPAQPLVRGRLAMDPARHRVTWNGTNVTLTVTEFLILETLAQRPGIVKTRNQLMDAAYQDDIYVDDRTIDSHIKRVRRKFRQVDGEFDAIETLYGAGYRFSDE; encoded by the coding sequence ATGACGGCTACGATCGCGCTGGTCGACGACGACCGCAACATCCTCACTTCGGTCTCGATCGCACTTCAGACCGAGGGTTTCCTGACGCGAGTCTATTCGGACGGCGAAAGCGCGCTGAAGGCGCTGGTCGAGAATCCGCCCGATCTGGCGGTGCTCGACATCAAGATGCCCAAGATGGACGGGCTCGAACTGCTGCGCCGGCTGCGCGAAAAGAGCGCGATTCCGGTGATTTTCCTGACCAGCAAGGACGACGAGCTCGACGAGGCGCTGGGCCTCGCAATGGGCGCGGACGATTATATCGCGAAGCCGTTCAGCCAGCGCCTGCTGATCGCTCGCATCCGCGCGATCCTGCGCCGCACCGAAGTGGCCATGCCGGCTGCCGAGGGCGAAGCCGCCGAACCGGCCCAGCCGCTGGTGCGCGGACGGCTGGCGATGGATCCGGCGCGTCACCGCGTGACGTGGAACGGCACCAACGTGACGCTGACCGTCACCGAATTCCTGATCCTCGAGACGCTGGCGCAACGGCCCGGCATCGTGAAGACGCGCAACCAGTTGATGGATGCCGCCTATCAGGACGACATCTACGTCGACGATCGCACCATCGACAGCCACATCAAGCGGGTCCGCCGCAAGTTCCGCCAGGTCGACGGTGAGTTCGACGCAATCGAAACCCTGTATGGCGCCGGATACCGATTCTCGGACGAATGA